Within the uncultured Draconibacterium sp. genome, the region AGTTTTGAAGTAGATTCTGAAGTGCAAAAACAGATTAAAAGTATAAAAGATGTTTCACTGGTTTCCAACCGTCTGGAATCATTCTCTTTGGCTGCCGACCAGATGAAAAGCAAACCGGCAATGGTGATGGGAATTGAACCCGAAGCCGAGGACCAGATCACAAACCTCTCGAAAAAGATGCAGTCGGGAGAATTTATAAGATCAGGTGATAAAGAAGTGGTGCTCAGCAGCGGCTTGGCCAAATATCTGGAACTGGATGTTGGCGATACACTGGTAATGATCTCGCAGGGTTATCACGGGATTAGTGCAAGTGGTTTGTTCCCGATTAAAGGAATTATAAAACACCCGAATGCCGAGTTTAACAAACGGCTTGTTTATATGGACATTGAAACCGCCCGCGAGTTTTATTCGGCTTATGGTTTATCAACATCGCTGGTTGTAATGACCGATGATCACTACAGTGTAAATCATATAAAAAAAGAAATCGAGCAAATTCTGCCGGAACAAAACACTGTAATGACATGGACAGAAATGACGCCTGAATTATTACAGATAATTCAAAGTGACCGTGGCGGTGGAATTATCATGCTGGGTATACTTTACCTGGTTATTGCATTTGGCATGTTTAGCGTAGTGATTATGATGGTGAAAGAGCGCCAACGTGAATTTGGAGTTACTCACGCCATCGGAATGCAAAAGCGTAAATTATCCTCGCTGGTTTTTATCGAAACACTTTTTATCGGATTTATTGGTTGTGCAGTAGGATTAATAATCAGTTACTTTTTCTGTCTCTACTTTTTCTACAATCCTATTCCGCTTACCGGCGATATGGCAAAAGCTACCGAAATTTATGGCATGGAACCGTACATATTCGTTTCCATGAAAGCCTCGCTCTTTTACAACCAGATTGTGGTGGTTTTCCTCATCAGCATTTTTATAGCGATTTTCCCGATAACCAATGTTAACCGGTTAAAGATAACAAAAGCAATGCGGGCTTAATTAGTTTACAGTCACAGATCTCAGTTATCAGAAATATTAAAATGAGTAATAATAAGGAATACAACAATTTGGATTTGGAACGGAATACTTCGCACATCCAACTTCGTACTTCCGGCTTAAATAAAACAAAATGATACTTTCAATAGCATGGCGAAACGTTTGGCGAAGCAAAACCCGCAGTTTAGTAATGATTGCGGCCATTGCACTGGGCCTTTTTGCAGGCATATTCATGATGGCATTTATGAATGGCATGTACAATTCGCGTATTGAATCGGCTACCAGGTCGGAGTTATCGCACATACAGGTGCACGCTCCGCATTTTCTGGATAACACCGAATCGGAATATTTCATTTCCGATGGCTTTACACTGGCCGAACGAATTGCAGCGCTCGATTCAGTGGAAGCTGCCTCTCCCCGACTGATTGCTGAACCTTTTATAATGGCTGCACACGGAACGGGCGGCGGTAAAATGTTGGGAATCGACCCTGAAAAAGAAAAGCAGGTTACCGATATTTGGAAACATCTGGTTGATGGTACTTACCTTGAAAAAACCAGCCGGATGCCACCGGTTTTGGTGGGACAAAAACTGGCTGAAAAACTGCGTCTAAAAATCGGAACAAAAATAAATGTACAACTGGTTGATTTTAATGGCGACTTATCATCTAAAGGATACCGCGTGGCAGGCATTTACAAAACAGTGAACACCGGTTTTGATGAAATGCATTTGTTTGTCAATATCAACGACCTGCGTTCGCAAATTGGCATTCAACCCGATGCTGTGCATGAAATTGCCATCCTGTTAAAAGACAACAGTTATGCGCCATTGGTAAAACCGGCTGTACAAAAAACTGCATCCGGCATGGACGTGCAAACCTGGAAAGAATTGAGTCCTGAAATGTCGCTTATTACCGATTCAATGGATCAATACATGTACATTTTTGTGCTAATCATCCTCATTGCATTGTGTTTTGGTATTATCAACACCATGCTGATGGCTGTTCTTGAACGTGTAAAAGAAATTGGAATGCTCATGGCAGTTGGAATGAACAAACGAAAGATCTTTAACATGATCATCCTTGAATCTATTATGCTGACACTCACAGGTGGTGCAGTCGGGATTCTGTTAGGAATCGGAATTTCGAGAATTTTTGAAAAACATCCAATTAACTTATCAGCATTTGCACAGGGATTGGAACAATACGGAATGTCAACCGAAATTGCCACTGTTTTTCCAGCTCACTCATTAGGAATATTAATTACGCTGGTGGTTTTAACTGGATTGATTTCTGCCATTTACCCGGCACGAAAAGCACTGAAGTTAAATCCGGCAGAAGCCACGAGAACGGATTAAAGAAGATTGGAATATTGGAGAAATAGAATATTAGAATAAAAAATTATGCAATTTAAGTTATTAGTGCATTTAGGCATTAAAGCATTGTTATGAAACGAGCATGAAAAATAATTACACCCGAAAGGATAATTAAAACAATTGCGAGTTACATACTATACCATAGTAATAAACAATTTCAATAGTATGAAAATAATAGAAATCAAAAACCTGCACAAAATTTACAACGGCAGCTCCGTTTCGGTACATGCAGTTAACGGAATAAATATGTCGATTGAAGAAGGTGAATTTACCGCCATTGTTGGTCCATCCGGCTCTGGAAAAACCACTTTGCTTAATATCATTGGCGGTTTGGATGATGCCACAGAAGGATCGGTAGAAATTGACGGTGTTAAAATCAATGATTTATCGTCCCGAAAACTGACTGATTTCAGGATGCAAAACATTGGCTTTGTTTTTCAGGCTTACAACCTGATCCCTGTTTTAACGGCCAAAGAAAACGTGGAATTTATTATGCACTTGCAGGGCAGGAAAAAAGCAGACCGCGATGCACGTACCAGCGAACTTCTAAAAGCTGTTGGATTGGGAGAAATGATGGACCGCCGTCCATCGAAATTGTCGGGCGGCCAGCAACAGCGGGTGGCTGTAGCACGGGCTTTGGCATCGAAACCAAAATTCGTATTGGCCGATGAGCCTACTGCCAACCTCGATTCGCACTCCACCGAAAATCTGCTCGATATTATGGAGCAACTTAATAAAGAGGAAAAAATAACGTTTATATTTTCAACACACGACCAGCGGGTGGTAAACAAAGCCCGGCGTGTAGTTACCATCGAGGATGGAAAAATAATCAGCGACATCAGCAAATAACAACATGCTGTTTGTTTAAAAAGATGTCATTTAAAACAAGCATAAACGTGAAAATCCGGATAGTCCTGTTTCTAATCGCTTTGAGCCTGACAGTTTCAGCCAAAGAAGCTACTAAAGAACGCACACTTAACACTGCTGCCGATGTCAATTACTTATCGGAGTTGGAGAAGGAAGTGATTTACGAAATCAATTTGTTCCGGTCGAATCCATCGGCGTACGCTCAGAAATATATTGCTCCCCTCGCCCAATATTACGACAAAAAAATATTGCACTATCCGGGCGATCAATCAATTATGACGAAGGAAGGAATAAGCGCTTTGCGCGAATGTGTACGCGCTCTTAAGAATGCGGCTCCGGCTCCGGTTTTATATCCCGACAAGTTACTGACAAAAGCGGCCAATGATCACCAAAAAGACCAGGCCAAAACCGGAAGAACAGGACATATTGGGAAAGATCGTTCAAACTCAAAAGAACGGATAGAGCGTTATGGGAAATGGCAGGTTCGCATTGCAGAGAACATTGCTTACGGAAATACTTCGGCACAGCAGATTGTAATTTTTCTTTTAATCGACGATGGTGTAAAAAGCCGCGGTCACCGGGCAAACCTCCTTCAGCCTGATTTTAAAAACGTTGGAGTAGCATGCGGCACACATCCGCGATACAACACCATGTGTGTAATGGATTTTGCAGGTGGAATGGAAAACAAATGATGAATTACGAATATCGATTAACGATTGTAAAAAACACAAACAAGCGATGTTGAAATGCACTTCTTCATTCAAAATTCATTGATCATCATTCGATATTCATAGGATTTGGAAATTAAATAATAGCTGATCAAACAGGATTCAAATATGAAACGAGCATATAAAAAGCCTTTTTATACTCAGGAGTATGATTATGCGAGTTCCATGAGTTACCATAAAAAATAAACAATTATTAACGAATGAAAAGAACTCTACTCATACTATCATTAATACTTTTTAGCTTTGGAATACAAGCACAATCCAACTTCGCTTTTTACGGCTATGTAAAAGATTTAGGCATGTATTATCATCCCGTTGAACCGATTCCCATATCAACAGATAAATCGCTGGATTACCTTTTTCTGAATGAGATTCACAACCGCTTAAATTTTAGGTGGTATGCGTCGGAAAAACTGACCTTTGCACTGGAAGCCCGCAACCGCATATACATGGGCCAAATGATTCGTGAATTTCCGAATTATGAAGATTTTGTAGATGCCAACAACGGATACCTCGACTTGGGAACGGTTTTAATTTCCTCTGATAACTGGTTTTTACACACCATGCTCGACCGCGCGTGGGTTGATTACACCAGCGGGAAATTACAAGTAAGACTGGGCCGACAACGCATAAACTGGGGCACCAACCTGGTTTGGAATCCCAACGATGTATTTAACACCTTTTCATATTTCGATTTTGATTATGAAGAACGCCCCGGAACCGACGGAATTCGGTTACAATACTACACCAGTGTAACATCTTCTGCTGAATTGGTTTACAAAATAGGACACAACAACGATGAAACTGCCATTGCCGGGATGTACCGGTTTTCGAAATTTAATTACGACATACAATTTTTAGGTGGTTGGGTTGGTAAAGACTATGTTTTAGGTGGCGGTTGGGCAGGCGATATCAAAGGTGCCGGATTCCGGGGAGAAGCGACCTGGTTCCGTCCGCGCGACAAAGAAGACACGGAGAACTTTGAAACATTTGTAGCCTCAGTATCGGCAGATTATACCTTCCCGAACAGCTTTTACCTGCATTTCGGAACTTTATTCAACAGCTACGGAACAACAGGCGATGCAGGCGGCCGCAGTTTTTTTGCTCCCGATATTTCTGCAAAAATGCTTTCATTGGGAAAATACCAGTTGTTTGGGCAAGTTAGTTTTCCATTTACACCTCTGCTTTCGGGAAACTTTACAAGCATGTTAAACCCTTGCGACGGATCATCGTTTATTGGTCCGGCCTTAACCTACTCGTTGGGCGATAACTGGGAATTAATGTTGAATGGCCAGTTATTCTTTGGACGTGAAGGAACAGAATACGGCGATTACGGCCAGGCTGTTTATGCGCGGATTAAGTGGGCATTCTAAATTGAAAAGGATAGGAATTGGCAACTATAAACCGGTAGGCAAAAGAAGATATGACTCATCATCGTTTCGTCTTTAAACGGAAGCTTTAAAGCACTGTCAACCTTGCAATTTAAGTGAAATACTTTCTCCCACACACTTAACTTTCGAATCACTGTGCTCATTAACCTCCTGAGACTATTTACTCCATTAATTTATATAAAATACCACTACTGTCCGACTAACATTGAACAGATTCCTCGCTTCGCTCGGAATGACAAGTTTTTGGCGGCTTTTGCTTCGGGGTGGGGGGTGGTTTACGGCAGAGCCGTAAACCACCCCCCACCCCGAAGCTCTCTCAATCGTAATATTCTGTCATTCTGAGCGTAATAAAATGAAGCGAAAGAATCTTTTTCTTAATTGCTTTTTAGTCGGACAGTAGTGATAAAATACGAGTAAATCTTTCCTCAAGAGAATAACGAAACTGATAATTGTATAAATTTGATTTCCAAATCAAATGGAAGATTGATTTGCGGTAATCCTGAGAACTTAGAATTCTACCGGATGATATAACAATACTTTTGCGGGAGTAGCTCAGTGGTAGAGCATCAGCTTCCCAAGCTGAGGGTCGCGGGTTCGATCCCCGTTTCCCGCTCATTAGGAATAAAGGTTTTAAGTTAATCCCTGAATATTTCTAATCTCAAAGTGTACTATTCAGTTCAGCGTGCCTCTACTTATCCAGTGTTTGGATTGATCCTTTTCTGAATTTAAAGAAGGAACACACTTTTTATGAATAATTTCATGGTTGTATATAACACCTTTCTGCACATAAATATGAAGCTCCGTTTTTTGAGGATCGTCGTCTCCATCGGGATTCGAAATATCGGAATCGATAGGAATCCGAAGTGTTCCATTGTACCAATCTGCGACCATTTTAGGGCTGGAAAGAACGTCTCGGGGATTGATAACGACAGTGGGACTCACCTGCTGAAAGCCTGTCAGAAAAAGCACATTATTTCTGATGCGCCAGGAGGCCATATAACCTTTCCGGCATTCCGGCATTTTTCCTCTGAAAAAAGGGATATCAGTATGCGCTTTAAAAAAAGACTTTAAAGGCGATGACAACAGCTCGTATAACTCCCCGTCAAGGTAAATTCTATCATTTTGTTGAATAGCCATATCCTCTGGTTTAATTAGTCAAATATTCACTTCGTTAATAGTCTGTAGCTCGGTCTGGCACTATGAGCGTTGCCAACCAATTATAAAAATATATCACATTTTCCAAATTTGGTAATCCATGCATATGTTTTCAAACAAGTTTATTGGCGCTGATGAGAGCCATTTACAAATCCAAAAAACCGATAAAAGCCCCGCCTCATAAAAAACACCTATTTGTCTTTTAATTGTTTAATCCTTAACTTGTATTGAAACATTTAATCAAAAACGACATGGGAGCACCAACAGAACAAAGCCTTTACGAACGACTTGGAGGCATCGAAGGAATTACGTCGATTGTTGACGACATTGTAGAAAACCACATGACCAACCCGGCTGTAAATGCCCGTTTTTTACCCTTAAAAGAAGATCCGGATCATTTTGCAGAAGTGCGTCAACACCTCATTAATTTTTTAGCTGCAGGAAGTGGAGGCCCGCAGGAATACACCGGAAAAGATATGTTGGCGTCGCACAAAGGGATGAACATTGGACAGGGTGAATATATGCATGTTATCGACGATATTATGAAAGCTTTGGCAAAGAATAATATCGACGAGCAAACACAAAAAGACGTGCTGGCAATTGCCTATTCTCTAAAAGGTGACATTGCAGGTGTTTGAACCTTGCTTTATACAAAGCAAAAAACAGTAGCATAACAATGAAGTACACTACTGCTTTTTTGTGGATCAAGGTTTGTTGCAATGATTAATTTGCAGCTTTATCCAACATTAGTAACGAGTTTATAACGACTTCTGTAGTATATTGCTTTTCGCCATTTTTATCTTCCCACTGGCGGTTGGTCAGTTTCCCTTCAATGGCAATTTCTTTTCCTTTTTTCAGGTACTTTTCAGCAACTTCGGCATTTTTGCCCCAGGCTACCAAACGGTGCCATGTGGTTTCGGTTTGTTTGTTCCCGTTGCTGTCGCGGTAAATTTCGTTGGTTGCGATATTAAAATTGGCAACAACTTTTCCACTCTCTAATCTTCTTACTTTTGGATCTTCTCCCAGGTGACCTAACAATCGTACGCTGTTTCTTAATGCATTCATGATAGTTAATTTTTTTTGTTAATACTGTAGAGCTGTGTCTTATGCGAGCTCCGTAACGCAATTGTTGAAACAAAGGTAAAGTGGCCTGTAAAGCTTATCCGGTTTTTAAACGTTTGTAGTCGACAATAAACGTTTGCAAACGTTTACAAACGGATATATTTTTGTATATTAGCATTTTATAAACCTTCTTCCTGTATATAAAAAATAATAGAGATATTATACCGACTAGTTAGCGGTTATTTAAACGCACTATACAACAATTAGTTAAACTTGAAAAAGATTCTTAAAATATCTGGATTAGGAATAATTGCTTTGATAATTCTGTATTTGATATGGATAAAGCTTCCTTTTACCATAAATCGTCATTCCGATATTAAATTGGGAAATAGAATCATTGACCAGATTGAATCATACAGAGAAACAAATGGATTACCAGAATCAACGGATTGGGAAACATTAAAAAAATTTGGATTTATTGACCATCTCGACTTTTTAGAACCAGAGTATCAAAAACTAAATGACGATGATTATCAACTGGTATTTATTGAAGGATTTGATGGTCCCTATTTGATGTGGACTTCAAAAGACAAGAAATGGAAAATTGACCAACCACTATTCCCTGACAATTGGACGGAAGATAAATCAGATAACAGAGAAGTGAAAAAAAATTGGTCAGTAGAATTTGATACAGTATCATCAAATTTCTTTATGAAGGAAGCAAATAGTTTGAAGCCGCAGACAGTAAAACAAATTATCGAGAGATTAAACGAAGAAAATCCAAAAATTCAAATTAAACTAAATAGAGTATCAATGATACCGCATTTGTACAAATTAATGACAGTGAGTTCTTGACTCAACAATGCGGGACAGCAGGGGCTGATTCATATTTAGCTTCGGTGATTTATAATTTGACAGAATTTGAAAATATTGATTATGTAACCTTTGACTTTGAATCGGGAGACCATGCGACTCCTGGTACATATTCGAGGACAGATTTTATAAAATTCTAAAATGGATGAAAAATAAAAACAACCGCTAACACTTTATATATTGCATAGCGGTTTCTGTGGTATGCGTAGCCCGGATTCCCGCCTGATTGTCTTAGTCCGTGCCGGACAGACAATCACCCGCAATCCGCTACGACAACATATAATTTACCGTTAAACGTAAATGATAATTTAATTAAATAACTGCCGCTAACAAAGAACTGAGCTTCAAAACAAACAACTATGGAAACACGAACCTGCCTCGAATGTGGAGAACCGTTAAAAGGACGAGCCGACCAGAAATTTTGCAACGATAGTTGCCGCAATGCCTACAACAATAAAAAAGCCAGCGGATCGACCAATTTTATGCGAAAAATCAACCGTATTCTGAAAAACAATCACTCGATTTTAGAAGGGCTGAATCCGGAGGAAAAAACAACTACTTATAAAAACACACTCGACAAACAGGGCTTTCACTTTAGCTATTTCACAAATATTTACACTACCAAAACCGGACGTGTTTACTACTTTGTTTACGATCAGGGGTATTCAGAACTGGAAGGCAACAAACTAATGCTGGTTAAAAAAGAGCAGTAATTTTTTATATAGAAATGAGCAACAACCACAATCACACTAAAACAATTCAGAAACAAAACATGAGCAACTACTATTTCGAAAAAATAAAGCGCCTGCATGCACTTGCAGAAATCGGGCTGGAATACAACGACGTACCATACGACATTGAACGCTACCAGGAAATAAGAGACATTTGTCTGGAAATGCTGGAGAAAATCACCCGTCTTCCGGTTGCAGAAATTGTTCCGGTTATTGAAGAACGCAACGGTTACCGAACTCCCAAAGTAGATGTAAGAGCGGTCGTTTTTAACGATAACGATGAAATATTATTGGTGCAGGAAAAGGTAGACAAATGCTGGGCGCTGCCCGGTGGCTGGACCGATATTGCCTACAGTCCGGGCGAAGTGGCGGAAAAGGAATGTTTGGAAGAAGCAGGATTGAAAGTAAAAGCAACACGTCTGCTGGCCATTATGGACAAGCAAAAACAAAACATGCCTCCGGCCTTTGAATACGTCTACAAGATTTTTCTTCTCTGCGAAAAAGAAAGTGACAGCATTTCTCCGGGATCGGAAACTTGTGATGTGGGCTGGTTTAACGAAAATGAACTGCCGGAACTTTCACTTCCCCGAAACAATGAGGCACAAATACAAATGATGTATGAATACAAGCGGGGAGAAAGAACTGAGCCCTATTTTGATTAAACTACTTAAGCTTGCAGCGCATTAAAACAGGATTGTCGGTTGCCGCAATATGCAACTGTACTTTCTCGAATTCCTGATGACGTTTATCCGAAATTTTGTGACCACTCACTTTATAGGCCGTAATTGGAATATAGAGTTCATTATTCTGCGAAAGAAATGTTGGATTGTCCCAGATTCCTCCGTCAATATTATTAACAGCTGCAGCAAAATACATGGTTTCCCAACTGTTCTTTTTAATTAATGCAGTGGTTTGATGCGATCCCAGCCAATAAGTCAGAAAAATATAATTATTGTTTTCGAAGTAGGTTTTAATTTTCGAGTGGTGCGTGTTATGTAAATATTTTAGCGTCTCAATATTATCCTTGTCGCCAGTGCTTCGCCACATCTCGGCAAACGAAGGATAACCATCGCTTTTAATTAAATATTCAGGTTTAAAAGATGCTTTATTATAAGCAAAAATCGTGTCGCTGTACGACGATACCAAGGAAATATTTTTTACTCCCGAAGCTGCCAGATTCGAGCGTCCCAGATCTTTAAGGCGCTCCTCAGGAAAGTCTACTTTTTTTACTTTTCCTTTTTGCGAATACACAGTGTACAAGCCACAATCGGGCACATCGTTCACCACATAAAACTGATTTTTCGATTCGAAGAATTTTGTTCCGGGCATTTTCGCAGCAACCAGTTTGGTTTTGTATTTTCCGTCTTTTCCAACAATATAAATTCCGTCTTCGGCCAACACCGCAAAATCTTTCTGGTAAGTAATAATATCCAATGGATTTTTAATTCTGCCACTCCCCTCTTTATTACTCACAATGGTATTTAAAAAATCGCCATTTTGTGTAAACCGGATAAAACTGATCTCGCGTGCCCGGCGTTGAAGAATGATCAAATCGCCATCTAATTCTTTAACATCCAAAATGTCGCCCAGCTCAACATGGGCTTCGTTTACTTTTAACTCCAGATAATCCAAATTTTCAACAAAACTTGAAATAGGTAAAATATCCTGCGATTTTTTCAGTAGTATTTCCGGCAAACCGCTTCTTTCAGCCGGTTTCTCGGTACACGACGTAAAAAACAGCGATACGAATAATAGAATATTAATTGTATGTTTCACGACTTTAATCTTTCTGTAAATGTTTAATTATGTTCTATTCCGACAAATACCATGCCTTTGAGCACAAAGCAATAAATATTATTTGGGAATCGACCACAAGAGAATAATTAAAATGTTTTTTTGAAATTATGAAGCAAACATTTAATATTGACAAATAAACAGCCAGACTTTGAACCTAAAAGTTTTGAATAACAGTTTCAGTTTGCTCGACCGCAAAAAAGACAGGTATCTTCTTGTTATTATTGTTCTGGTTTTCAGCATTTTCTTCATCAATGTATTTAAACCATGGAATATTGGCCGTTGGTACTCCGATTCACCAATTATTCAATTTCTCCGGCTTTCGAGTTATGGTTTTGTTTCGTCGCTGGTACTCCTGTTCACGCAATTTCCGCTTCGAAAATTTCTGCATCAACAAACTTTCAAAGTAAAATACTACTTGTTGTGGATTCTCATTGAGATTGTATTGATCAGCCTGGTATACATTTTCC harbors:
- a CDS encoding FtsX-like permease family protein, whose protein sequence is MILSIAWRNVWRSKTRSLVMIAAIALGLFAGIFMMAFMNGMYNSRIESATRSELSHIQVHAPHFLDNTESEYFISDGFTLAERIAALDSVEAASPRLIAEPFIMAAHGTGGGKMLGIDPEKEKQVTDIWKHLVDGTYLEKTSRMPPVLVGQKLAEKLRLKIGTKINVQLVDFNGDLSSKGYRVAGIYKTVNTGFDEMHLFVNINDLRSQIGIQPDAVHEIAILLKDNSYAPLVKPAVQKTASGMDVQTWKELSPEMSLITDSMDQYMYIFVLIILIALCFGIINTMLMAVLERVKEIGMLMAVGMNKRKIFNMIILESIMLTLTGGAVGILLGIGISRIFEKHPINLSAFAQGLEQYGMSTEIATVFPAHSLGILITLVVLTGLISAIYPARKALKLNPAEATRTD
- a CDS encoding FtsX-like permease family protein, whose amino-acid sequence is MKTNIKLAWRNLWRNKRRTIIAISSIVFSVLLASYMRAMQEGSYDSMIDNSVKFYTGYLQVQDTAYWDERTLDNSFEVDSEVQKQIKSIKDVSLVSNRLESFSLAADQMKSKPAMVMGIEPEAEDQITNLSKKMQSGEFIRSGDKEVVLSSGLAKYLELDVGDTLVMISQGYHGISASGLFPIKGIIKHPNAEFNKRLVYMDIETAREFYSAYGLSTSLVVMTDDHYSVNHIKKEIEQILPEQNTVMTWTEMTPELLQIIQSDRGGGIIMLGILYLVIAFGMFSVVIMMVKERQREFGVTHAIGMQKRKLSSLVFIETLFIGFIGCAVGLIISYFFCLYFFYNPIPLTGDMAKATEIYGMEPYIFVSMKASLFYNQIVVVFLISIFIAIFPITNVNRLKITKAMRA
- a CDS encoding NUDIX hydrolase, encoding MSNYYFEKIKRLHALAEIGLEYNDVPYDIERYQEIRDICLEMLEKITRLPVAEIVPVIEERNGYRTPKVDVRAVVFNDNDEILLVQEKVDKCWALPGGWTDIAYSPGEVAEKECLEEAGLKVKATRLLAIMDKQKQNMPPAFEYVYKIFLLCEKESDSISPGSETCDVGWFNENELPELSLPRNNEAQIQMMYEYKRGERTEPYFD
- a CDS encoding CAP domain-containing protein — its product is MSFKTSINVKIRIVLFLIALSLTVSAKEATKERTLNTAADVNYLSELEKEVIYEINLFRSNPSAYAQKYIAPLAQYYDKKILHYPGDQSIMTKEGISALRECVRALKNAAPAPVLYPDKLLTKAANDHQKDQAKTGRTGHIGKDRSNSKERIERYGKWQVRIAENIAYGNTSAQQIVIFLLIDDGVKSRGHRANLLQPDFKNVGVACGTHPRYNTMCVMDFAGGMENK
- a CDS encoding group 1 truncated hemoglobin, whose amino-acid sequence is MKHLIKNDMGAPTEQSLYERLGGIEGITSIVDDIVENHMTNPAVNARFLPLKEDPDHFAEVRQHLINFLAAGSGGPQEYTGKDMLASHKGMNIGQGEYMHVIDDIMKALAKNNIDEQTQKDVLAIAYSLKGDIAGV
- a CDS encoding 6-bladed beta-propeller; this encodes MKHTINILLFVSLFFTSCTEKPAERSGLPEILLKKSQDILPISSFVENLDYLELKVNEAHVELGDILDVKELDGDLIILQRRAREISFIRFTQNGDFLNTIVSNKEGSGRIKNPLDIITYQKDFAVLAEDGIYIVGKDGKYKTKLVAAKMPGTKFFESKNQFYVVNDVPDCGLYTVYSQKGKVKKVDFPEERLKDLGRSNLAASGVKNISLVSSYSDTIFAYNKASFKPEYLIKSDGYPSFAEMWRSTGDKDNIETLKYLHNTHHSKIKTYFENNNYIFLTYWLGSHQTTALIKKNSWETMYFAAAVNNIDGGIWDNPTFLSQNNELYIPITAYKVSGHKISDKRHQEFEKVQLHIAATDNPVLMRCKLK
- a CDS encoding ABC transporter ATP-binding protein — translated: MKIIEIKNLHKIYNGSSVSVHAVNGINMSIEEGEFTAIVGPSGSGKTTLLNIIGGLDDATEGSVEIDGVKINDLSSRKLTDFRMQNIGFVFQAYNLIPVLTAKENVEFIMHLQGRKKADRDARTSELLKAVGLGEMMDRRPSKLSGGQQQRVAVARALASKPKFVLADEPTANLDSHSTENLLDIMEQLNKEEKITFIFSTHDQRVVNKARRVVTIEDGKIISDISK
- the ssb gene encoding single-stranded DNA-binding protein → MNALRNSVRLLGHLGEDPKVRRLESGKVVANFNIATNEIYRDSNGNKQTETTWHRLVAWGKNAEVAEKYLKKGKEIAIEGKLTNRQWEDKNGEKQYTTEVVINSLLMLDKAAN